A window of Gadus chalcogrammus isolate NIFS_2021 chromosome 16, NIFS_Gcha_1.0, whole genome shotgun sequence contains these coding sequences:
- the rab4b gene encoding ras-related protein Rab-4B, with protein MSETYDFLFKFLVIGSAGAGKSCLLHQFIESKFKQDSNHTIGVEFGSRVVNVAGKTVKLQIWDTAGQERFRSVTRSYYRGAAGALLVYDITSRETYNALTNWLTDARTLASPNIIIILCGNKKDLDADREVTFLEASRFAQENELMFLETSALTGENVEEGFLKCARTILNKIDSGELDPERMGSGIQYGDASLRQLRQPRGAGPAQIKQQCNC; from the exons ATGTCTGAGACCTACG ACTTCCTCTTCAAGTTCCTGGTGATTGGCAGCGCCGGTGCAGGGAAGTCCTGCCTCCTCCACCAGTTTATAGAGAGCAAGT TCAAGCAGGACTCCAACCACACCATCGGGGTGGAGTTCGGCTCGCGGGTTGTGAACGTCGCCGGGAAGACGGTCAAACTGCAGATCTGGGACACGGCCGGCCAGGAGCGCTTCAG GTCGGTGACGCGCAGTTACTACCGAGGGGCGGCTGGCGCCCTGCTGGTCTACGACAtcaccag CCGGGAGACGTACAACGCGCTGACCAACTGGCTGACGGACGCCCGCACGCTGGCCAGccccaacatcatcatcatcctgtgTGGCAACAAGAAGGACCTGGACGCCGACCGCGAGGTCACCTTCCTGGAGGCCTCTCGCTTCGCCCAGGAGAACG AGCTCATGTTCCTGGAGACCAGCGCTCTGACCGGGGAGAACGTAGAGGAGGGCTTCCTGAAGTGTGCCCGCACCATCCTCAACAAGATAGACTCAG GTGAGCTGGACCCAGAGCGAATGGGCTCCGGGATCCAGTACGGCGACGCCTCCCTGAGGCAGCTCCGCCAgccccggggggcggggcccgcaCAGATCAAGCAGCAATGTAACTGCTAG